A genomic stretch from Salvelinus sp. IW2-2015 unplaced genomic scaffold, ASM291031v2 Un_scaffold1875, whole genome shotgun sequence includes:
- the smim12 gene encoding small integral membrane protein 12 — translation MRFPCRANQNHLEARLSSHTEVTAHFTFSKLSLHCTSAPAPVIMWPVLWMSMRTYAPYITFPVAFVVGAVGYHLEWFIRGDTTPKPGEEKSIVELREDRKLEEGTGRDSTQVLSLKEKLEFTPRAALDRNRPEKS, via the exons ATGAGGTTCCCGTGTAGAGCCAATCAAAATCATTTGGAGGCGCGGTTATCAAGCCACACGGAAGTTACTGCGCATTTCACGTTTTCGAAG CTGAGCTTACACTGCACCAGCGCCCCAGCTCCTGTCATTATGTGGCCAGTGTTATGGATGTCCATGCGGACCTACGCCCCCTACATAACCTTCCCGGTGGCCTTCGTGGTGGGGGCGGTGGGGTACCACCTGGAGTGGTTTATCAGGGGGGACACCACCCCTAAACCTGGGGAGGAGAAGAGCATCGTGGAGCTGAGGGAGGATAGGAAGCTGGAGGAGGGGACAGGACGGGACAGCACCCAGGTCCTCAGTCTCAAAGAGAAGCTGGAGTTTACCCCCCGGGCAGCGCTGGACCGCAACCGACCCGAGAAGAGCTAA
- the pef1 gene encoding peflin gives MSFNYGQGYPGGPAGGGNFPRQHPPPGAPYGGSAPPGQYGGSGPSGYAPYGGATAPPGSQNAGGAAPGGPYGGYGAPGQGRQAGGAPGAPYGGGQTPGGPYAGGYGGQPQGGPYGQQSPAGNIPPGVNPEAYQWFQTVDTDHSGSITLKELKQALVNSNWSAFNDETCLMMINMFDKTKCGRIDLFGFSALWVFMQQWRQLFQQYDRDRSGCISGTELHQALSQMGYNLSPQFTETIAAKYAVSSGRPGSLQLDSFIQVCTQLQSMTQAFREKDSAMTGNIRMSYEDFLSTTVNRLM, from the exons ATGAGTTTTAACTACGGCCAG ggTTATCCAGGAGGACCAGCCGGAGGGGGTAACTTCCCCCGTCAACACCCACCCCCTGGTGCTCCATACGGGGGTAGTGCTCCACCAGGACAGTACGGAGGCTCTGGCCCATCGGGCTACGCCCCGTATGGGGGAGCGACCGCACCTCCAGGGAGTCAGAATGCTGGAGGGGCTGCCCCAGGTGGACCCTACGGGGGCTATGGGGCCCCAGGACAGGGGAGGCAGGCTGGGGGAGCACCAGGGGCCCCGTACGGAGGGGGACAGACCCCTGGAGGGCCCTATGCTGGGGGGTATGGAGGACAGCCACAGGGAGGGCCCTATGGACAGCAGTCTCCAGCAG gTAACATACCACCAGGGGTGAATCCAGAAGCATACCAGTGGTTCCAGACAGTGGATACAGACCATAGCGGCTCCATCACTCTAAAGGAACTGAAACAGGCTCTGGTAAACTCCAACTGGTCAGCCTTCAACGACGAGACCTGCCTTATGATGATCA ACATGTTTGACAAGACCAAGTGTGGCCGTATCGACCTGTTTGGGTTCTCAGCCCTGTGGGTCTTCATGCAACAGTGGAGACAGTTGTTCCAACAGTACGACCGCGACCGCTCCGGCTGCATCAGTGGCACTGAGCTACACCAAG ccctgTCCCAGATGGGATATAACCTGAGTCCCCAGTTCACTGAGACGATAGCGGCTAAGTACGCTGTGAGCTCTGGGCGTCCTGGTTCCCTGCAGCTAGACTCTTTCATCCAGGTGTGTACACAGCTACAGAGCATGACACAGGCCTTCAGGGAGAAAGACTCCGCCATGACGGGAAACATACGCATGAGCTACGAAGACTTTCTGTCCACCACCGTCAACAGGCTCATGTGA